In one window of Trichoderma breve strain T069 chromosome 7 map unlocalized scaffold00008, whole genome shotgun sequence DNA:
- a CDS encoding aldo/keto reductase family domain-containing protein encodes MTLGDKGATQARIHTLEESAEILDVFQQFGHSEIDTARVYGGASSERFLGQLDWQKRGIVMDTKLSPSSGQYNHTPEGLRQGLLESLKDLKTDKVDMWYLHAPDHNTPYEDTLREVNKLYEEGYFKRFGISNYSAWETAQICEICIRNGWKKPDVYQGVYNGLHRAVEPELFPCLRNYGIAFYQYNPVAGGILTDKYKLDFKEHEEGSRFDPTKAQGKNYRNRYWNETYFKALDVVRPVAAKLGIPTAEAALRWSVHHSLLKNEHGDAVIIGASSAQQLKENLTSLEKGPLPDELVAAFDEGWQVAKAVCRPYFH; translated from the exons ATGACCCTTGGAGACAAAG GCGCCACTCAAGCTCGCATTCATACCTTGGAGGAGTCCGCCGAGATTCTCGATGTATTCCAGCAATTTGGTCACTCAGAGATCGACACCGCCCGAGTGTATGGTGGAGCAAGTTCTGAGAGAtttcttggccagctggatTGGCAAAAGCGAGGTATTGTCATGGATACAAAACTATCGCCGAGCAGTGGCCAATATAATCACACGCCTGAGGGTCTTCGGCAAGGCCTTTTGGAAAGTCTGAAGGATCTCAAGACTGACAAG GTTGATATGTGGTACTTACACGCGCCGGATCACAATACTCCATACGAAGACACTCTTCGCGAAGTCAATAAACTCTACGAAGAAGGCTACTTCAAACGCTTCGGAATCAGCAACTATTCTGCCTGGGAAACCGCTCAGATCTGCGAAATCTGCATCCGCAAtgggtggaagaagcccgaTGTCTACCAAGGCGTGTACAATGGTCTCCATCGAGCAGTAGAGCCTGAGCTCTTTCCCTGCCTTCGCAATTACGGGATCGCATTTTACCAGTATAACCCAGTGGCGGGAGGAATTCTCACAGACAAGTACAAGCTTGACTTCAAAGAACATGAAGAGGGTAGCCGCTTTGACCCCACGAAGGCACAAGGTAAAAACTACCGAAACCGATACTGGAATGAGACCTACTTCAAGGCCCTAGATGTTGTCAGGCCAGTAGCCGCCAAGCTCGGCATCCCCACCGCGGAGGCAGCTTTGAGATGGTCTGTTCATCAcagcttgttgaagaatgAGCATGGTGACGCAGTCATCATTGGAGCAAGCAGTGCCCAACAATTGAAGGAGAATTTGACAAGCTTGGAGAAGGGCCCGCTACCGGATGAGCTAGTTGCGGCGTTTGATGAAGGATGGCAAGTGGCCAAGGCGGTTTGCAGACCGTACTTTCATTAA
- a CDS encoding zinc-binding dehydrogenase domain-containing protein — MALSIPKVVHQWTVGDGEGFDALHYSEQPLPELGDSQVLVKLEAVSLNYRDLMIAQGKSIHPVAPNVVPGSDGAGTVVAVGKHVRRFTPGDRVVTAFFQDYVGGPVQLSAAVSALGGALDGTLRTYGALNEQGLVRIPATLSSLEASTLTCAGVTAWSALFGLSDYRVSAGKWVLTQGTGGVSVFALQFAKAVGARVVATTSSSDKVEFLKGLGADHVINYKEDAEWGTTAKALTGGSGFDHIVEVSGPVSMRQSLKAVAIGGVINIVGYLGGSSGDQPSFSDCFQHRCIVRPIAVGSRVVLEELCRAIEANPEKLRPVIDPKVFRLDQLKEACEYQWLGKHKGKVCVEIS, encoded by the exons ATGGCACTCTCAATCCCCAAAGTTGTCCACCAGTGGACTGTAGGCGACGGTGAAGGTTTTGATGCTTTGCACTATTCTGAACAACCTCTTCCTGAATTGGGAGACAGCCAGGTATTGGTAAAAT TGGAAGCGGTATCGCTCAAT TACCGTGACCTTATGATAGCACAAGGGAAATCAATTCATCCTGTGGCCCCAAACGTTGTCCCAGGCTCGGATGGAGCTGGCACTGTTGTCGCAGTTGGCAAACATGTTCGTCGCTTCACTCCGGGCGACAGAGTTGTCACCGCGTTTTTCCAGGACTATGTCGGTGGGCCGGTCCAACTCTCTGCGGCCGTCTCAGCGCTCGGAGGAGCCCTGGATGGTACACTTCGTACTTACGGAGCTTTAAATGAACAGGGATTGGTTCGGATTCCGGCAACCCTGAGCTCCCTGGAAGCTTCAACGCTCACTTGTGCTGGAGTCACCGCGTGGAGCGCTCTTTTTGGGCTGTCCGACTATAGGGTGAGTGCTGGAAAATGGGTTCTGACACAAGGGACGGGAGGCGTCAGCGTGTTTGCGCTACAATTTGCAAAAGCTGTTGGTGCTAGAGTCGTCGCAACTACCAGTTCTAGCGACAAAGTCGAATTTTTGAAAGGTCTTGGTGCTGATCATGTCATCAACTACAAAGAAGACGCCGAATGGGGCACCACTGCCAAAGCGCTGACCGGTGGAAGCGGCTTTGACCATATTGTTGAGGTTTCTGGACCGGTGTCTATGAGACAGAGTCTAAAGGCAGTCGCAATTGGAGGCGTCATCAATATTGTTGGATATTTGGGAGGCTCCAGCGGCGATCAGCCGAGCTTTTCGGACTGCTTCCAGCACAGATGCATTGTGCGACCGATTGCGGTGGGATCTAGAGTCGTGCTGGAAGAGCTGTGTCGTGCGATAGAGGCAAATCCAGAGAAGCTTCGGCCGGTCATTGACCCTAAAGTTTTCCGGCTGGATCAGCTCAAGGAAGCTTGTGAATACCAGTGGTTGGGCAAGCACAAGGGAAAGGTGTGCGTTGAGATTTCTTAG
- a CDS encoding bacterial alpha-L-rhamnosidase 6 hairpin glycosidase domain-containing protein translates to MVSNTLLALYAGLVLLGGVHSGATNTETSWHRYVRSPVSNIVKPIGIVSGSTIGNVSNPNGLIDRQGPTVLSRGDENDLLPTVVVDFGQNVVGILSLELAGSQNTSAGLPGLRLAFSETMEYLTNRSDFTRSDNASGNEKLTNGTDQVAVKNTNYTWTDFHGCETGTKVCSDGLHGFRYVKIWLEALASDAPYTSSFGSVSISGLSLEWSAFLGTPDTFTGWFECSDDELTQWWYDGVYTVDMGTDVFLANETEPRGASSPTLEGKQVLFDGAKRDRDPYVGDLAVAALTSYLSHDFAESTRNVLEDLALHQRTDGWIPPASINNYTLPLFDYPLWWVVSSVDLVMYTGNTSYAETYWDTLVSILDEYYPSNTNNATGLLDKNADMGYGDYAFLPRSGPVTYYNALYVHALSYASQLAESLGRNDDASRWSSRAVAVGDALLKNNFDSSVGAFYDGGPCPGGEAGTFCNVHAQDGNAIAILAGVTDDKTAAEILDYWQNATSQVYGNAFYDSSVLSPGDQFNDRVYAFISYFEIAARFVTPGKASSAFDESRRLYGWMAAHDPYITQWEGIGPNGTAYEGGFTSMAHGWSTGIVPLLTSNVLGVEPQTPGFQTWRICPVVDGGGLTWAKGDVPTPKGKIAISWERKNAQSGLLFVLETETPNGSSGVVCVPTFGLENPKIYMDGTSLIPSTSQTQDWVSVNVTGGKHTFTVES, encoded by the exons atggtCTCTAACACATTGCTTGCGCTTTATGCTGGTCTTGTGTTGTTAGGCGGTGTACACTCTGGCGCAACCAATACAGAGACAAGCTGGCACCGATATGTCAGATCCCCCGTTTCGAATATCGTTAAACCAATTGGCATTGTATCAGGTAGCACAATTGGGAATGTTTCCAATCCCAATGGCCTGATTGACCGCCAAGGCCCAACAGTGTTGAGTCGAGGCGATGAAAACGACCTGTTGCCAACAGTAGTGGTGGATTTTGGGCAAAATGTGGTCGGTATCTTGAGCCTCGAACTTGCTGGATCACAGAATACATCTGCAGGACTGCCGGGGTTGAGATTGGCGTTTTCTGAGACGATGGAGTATCTCACGAATCGGAGTGACTTTACACGGTCCGACAATGCTAGTGGG AATGAGAAATTGACTAATGGAACAGACCAG GTAGCTGTTAAAAACACAAATTACACCTGGACAGACTTTCATGGGTGTGAGACTGGCACAAAGGTTTGCTCAGATGGGCTTCACGGCTTCCGTTATGTGAAAATATGGCTCGAAGCCCTGGCATCGGATGCACCATATACATCCTCGTTTGGTTCCGTTTCCATCTCTGGCCTGAGCCTCGAATGGTCCGCATTTCTCGGAACACCAGATACCTTCACCGGGTGGTTCGAATGTTCAGATGATGAGCTTACTCAATGGTGGTATGACGGAGTATATACGGTAGATATGGGCACAGACGTGTTTCTCGCAAACGAGACAGAGCCTAGAGGTGCTTCAAGTCCAACCCTGGAGGGCAAACAAGTACTCTTTGACGGAGCCAAGCGAGACAGAGACCCGTATGTTGGCGACTTGGCTGTTGCGGCATTGACTTCGTATCTGTCTCATGATTTTGCTGAGTCGACGCGCAATGTTTTGGAGGACTTGGCGCTGCATCAGCGAACCGATGGATGGATCCCTCCTGCAAGCAT AAATAATTACACCTTGCCTCTGTTCGATTATCCGCTCTGGTGGGTTGTCAGTAGCGTTGATCTTGTCATGTACACTGGGAACACCTCGTATGCAGAAACGTACTGGGATACGCTCGTCAGCATCCTTGACGAATATTATCCCTCAAATACGAATAATGCAACTGGGCTTTTGGACAAAAATGCGGACATGGGCTATGGCGATTACGCATTTCTGCCTCGATCAGGACCGGTAACGTACTACAATGCCTTGTACGTTCACGCTTTGTCATATGCCTCACAGCTAGCTGAAAGCCTTGGTCGGAATGACGACGCCTCGAGATGGTCTTCCagggctgttgctgttggggATGCGCTATTGAAGAATAATTTTGACAGCAGTGTTGGTGCGTTTTACGATGGCGGACCGTGTCCTGGAGGGGAAGCAGGCACATTTTGCAATGTCCATGCACAAGATGGGAATGCTATTGCTATTCTTGCGGGTGTGACGGATGACAAAACAGCAGCTGAGATACTTGATTACTGGCAAAACGCAACGTCTCAAGTGTATGGTAACGCGTTCTACGATAGCAGCGTGCTGAGCCCTGGAGATCAGTTCAACGATCGTGTCTACGCCTTCATCTCCTATTTCGAGATTGCCGCTCGCTTTGTTACTCCTGGGAAAGCTTCGTCTGCCTTTGACGAGAGTCGAAGACtgtatggatggatggctgctCACGATCCATACATCACACAGTGGGAGGGTATTGGACCAAATGGGACTGCTTATGAGGGTGGTTTTACGTCCATGGCTCATGGCTGGTCAACGGGAATTGTCCCCTTGCTGACTAGCAATGTACTTGGAGTAGAGCCCCAAACACCGGGGTTTCAGACATGGAGGATATGCCCTGTGGTAGACGGAGGAGGGCTCACATGGGCCAAAGGAGACGTGCCAACTCCAAAGGGAAAGATTGCAATCTCCTGGGAAAGGAAGAATGCCCAATCTGGTTTATTGTTTGTGCTGGAGACGGAAACACCTAACGGGTCTTCCGGGGTGGTCTGTGTTCCGACATTTGGGCTGGAGAATCCGAAGATATATATGGATGGGACATCTCTTATACCGTCCACAAGCCAGACTCAAGACTGGGTGAGCGTCAATGTTACTGGAGGCAAGCACACCTTTACGGTTGAATCTTGA
- a CDS encoding peptidase family m28 domain-containing protein: MVTKATLALLVAAFPLALAAPLTGSNSELRLIKTSEDDVGQWVTEQEKFDKFTSKNIGFIDITDIKDDEVLSILSRAPSDTSLTARAVTYPTRVEHVDEAQSLIAKVSTTGPQSWLTTFTQFTTRHYRSTTGTQASAWLFDQVSTIAAARPEITVQRFTHTWNQPSIIARLPGASSNLIIVGAHMDSTAGSTTARSPGADDNGSGSVTILEALRVIAQSDFTPQNTIEFHWYSGEEGGLLGSQAIFSNYKSTGKTVLAMLNQDMTGFSPSNQLAVYTDNVDAALTQYVRVIATQYTGAAPLTTRCGYGCSDHASARSNGFPSAFVNEDTFERSNPSIHTAGDSLDKIQWPAVLRHAKFTVGFLVEASYL; this comes from the exons ATGGTTACCAAAGCTACTCTCGCTTTGCTGGTGGCGGCTTTCCCGCTTGCTCTCGCTGCACCCCTCACTGGCAGCAACTCGGAGCTTCGACTTATCAAAACTTCAGAAGATGACGTTGGCCAGTGGGTGACTGAACAGGAGAAGTTTGACAAATTTACCTCAAAGAACATTGGATTCATTGATATTACTGATATTAAG GATGATGAGGTGTTATCCATTCTCTCAAGGGCACCATCAGACACCTCTCTGACTGCCCGTGCTGTCACTTATCCGACAAGGGTCGAACATGTAGACGAAGCCCAGTCGCTCATCGCAAAGGTGTCCACCACTGGTCCACAAAGCTGGCTGACTACGTTTACTCA ATTTACTACCCGCCATTACCGCTCAACAACTGGCACTCAGGCTTCGGCTTGGCTATTTGACCAAGTCTCCACCATTGCCGCTGCAAGACCGGAGATCACTGTGCAAAGGTTCACTCATACCTGGAACCAGCCTTCTATCATTGCCCGGTTACCCGGAGCGAGTTCAAACCTCA TCATTGTGGGCGCTCACATGGACTCCACCGCTGGCTCAACGACAGCCCGCAGCCCCGGCGCAGATGATAACGGCTCTGGATCAGTTACTATTCTTGAAGCCCTTCGCGTCATTGCCCAGTCTGACTTCACTCCCCAAAACACAATTGAGTTTCATTGGTATAGtggtgaagagggaggaCTTCTCGGGTCTcaggccatcttctccaactaTAAATCCACTGGGAAGACAGTCCTTGCTATGCTCAACCAGGACATGACTGGATTCTCACCAAGCAACCAGCTGGCTGTCTATACTGACAACGTTGATGCGGCTTTGACGCAATACGTCAGAGTAATTGCTACCCAGTACACGGGTGCTGCACCTCTTACCACACGATGCGGTTATGGCTGCTCTGACCACGCAAGTGCTCGATCGAATGGTTTCC CCTCTGCCTTTGTCAATGAAGACACGTTCGAAAGGTCCAACCCCAGCATCCACACTGCTGGAGAC TCTCTCGATAAGATTCAGTGGCCAGCGGTTCTTCGACATGCCAAGTTTACTGTGGGATTTCTCGTTGAGGCGTCTTACCTTTGA
- a CDS encoding amidohydrolase family domain-containing protein translates to MRYRCFIFGVLGLPGTFVDAASTLLSGGTIIAWDDSANYLKIIRNGSVLVTDDRIASVNANPQPSELPPGTKVVDISNQILTPGFVDTHRHGWQTVFKTIASNTSLTEYFGRYGEFVAADKFTADDVYISQLAGLYEAMNGGVTTLLDHASHTWSASTSYAGFNASIDSGARVFWAFAFHNITSLNYTASDQIPLFREMATNKEALVGDSPTELGVAYDSWGPNPNVNEAQDIANLIKEFNVSVMTTHSLAGPWGISNLPSEVQQFDILNGTIPIVFSHSSFITADDLQLLRSTNQYISITAESEMQYGHGHPHSYDVQDQAALGIDTHFTYSSDILTQARMWLQSVRLHFYNQVLENWRVPTYSPMTVNQAFLLATRSGGLALRRPDLGVIKPGAKADLVVWDAENSPSMLGWDDPVAAIIMHANVGDVLHVLIDGKFVKRDGKVVNNDYPNIRRDFLKSAKKIQSIWKQTPYPTYEGAYSSGYSYGTPLTVDVQRGKDTGYGTQFL, encoded by the coding sequence ATGCGCTACCGCTGTTTCATCTTTGGAGTTCTTGGGCTCCCCGGCACCTTTGTCGACGCAGCTTCAACTCTTCTCTCAGGTGGGACAATTATCGCATGGGACGATAGCGCGAATTATCTCAAGATAATTCGAAATGGTTCCGTTTTGGTCACAGATGATCGCATTGCATCTGTGAACGCAAACCCTCAGCCGTCTGAATTGCCGCCAGGAACAAAAGTTGTCGACATATCAAATCAGATACTGACTCCGGGATTCGTCGATACCCACCGTCACGGATGGCAAACCGTTTTCAAGACAATTGCCTCAAACACATCTCTTACCGAATACTTTGGCCGCTACGGAGAATTCGTCGCGGCAGATAAATTCACGGCTGATGATGTATATATTAGCCAACTTGCTGGCCTGTACGAAGCCATGAACGGCGGAGTGACAACTCTTCTTGATCATGCTTCGCACACGTGGTCCGCAAGTACATCTTACGCTGGATTCAATGCATCAATCGACAGCGGGGCTAGAGTTTTTTGGGCATTCGCTTTTCACAACATCACGTCTCTCAACTACACTGCGTCCGACCAGATTCCACTTTTTCGAGAAATGGCGACAAATAAAGAAGCGCTGGTTGGAGATTCTCCTACAGAACTTGGTGTTGCATATGACTCCTGGGGACCAAATCCAAACGTCAATGAGGCTCAGGACATTGCAAATCTCATCAAAGAGTTTAACGTCTCAGTCATGACAACGCACTCTCTTGCCGGACCATGGGGGATAAGCAATCTTCCAAGCGAAGTTCAGCAGTTTGACATTTTGAATGGCACCATACCCATTGTGTTTTCTCACTCAAGCTTCATCACTGCAGACGACTTGCAACTGCTTCGTTCTACCAACCAgtacatctccatcaccGCGGAATCGGAGATGCAGTACGGACATGGCCATCCGCATTCTTACGATGTCCAAGACCAAGCCGCACTTGGCATTGATACTCATTTTACCTATTCGTCCGATATTTTGACACAGGCTCGAATGTGGCTGCAGTCCGTCAGACTCCATTTTTACAATCAAGTGTTGGAGAATTGGCGCGTCCCGACTTATTCTCCCATGACCGTCAATCAAGCGTTCCTGCTAGCAACTCGCTCCGGAGGGCTAGCACTTCGACGACCTGATCTTGGTGTCATCAAGCCAGGTGCCAAGGCCGACTTAGTAGTCTGGGATGCGGAAAACTCTCCTTCGATGCTTGGGTGGGACGATCCTGTAGCGGCAATTATTATGCATGCAAACGTTGGCGACGTTCTGCACGTATTAATTGACGGGAAGTTTGTCAAAAGGGATGGTAAAGTCGTCAACAATGATTACCCCAATATTCGGAGAGATTTCCTAAAGTCAGCAAAGAAGATTCAGAGCATATGGAAGCAAACTCCTTATCCCACGTACGAGGGCGCATACTCGAGCGGCTATAGCTACGGAACACCATTGACCGTCGATGTgcagagaggaaaagacacTGGTTATGGCACACAGTTTTTGTAA
- a CDS encoding aldo/keto reductase family domain-containing protein, with amino-acid sequence MSLPTRRLGTDGPLVTAIGFGAMGISAFYGATESDEERFKVLDHLYETGERFWDTANVYGDSEELIGKWFDRNPEKRKDIVLATKWGNLGGGKVRNDPEYAKECAETSLKRLRTDYIDLYYVHRVDSNVPIENTVKAMVELKNKGWVRHLGLSEVSAATLRRAHAVHRITAVQMEYSPFALEIELPETNMLKTCQELGVAVVAYSPLGRGFLTGQIQGPEDFEEGDFRINIPRFSPENFPKNLELVATLKEIAARHNATNSQLVLAWLLKQWDMVIPIPGTKRIKYYDENMGALRLSISDEENEEIRKAINKTTIIGDRYPPGWSASLFTDTVPLKE; translated from the exons ATGTCTCTTCCTACTAGGCGCCTTGGAACTGATGGCCCCCTCGTCACAGCCATTGGCTTTGGTGCGATGGGCATCAGCGCTTTTTATGGAGCCACGGAGTCTGATGAGGAACGGTTCAAGGTTCTCGACCATCTCTACGAAACTGGAGAAAGATTCTGGGACACTGCCAATGTTTATGGAGACAGTGAGGAACTCATTGGCAAGTGGTTTGACCGCAACCCTGAAAAGCGGAAAGATATCGTTCTTGCAACCAAATGGGGGAACCTGGGTGGAGGCAAGGTTAGAAATGACCCCGAGTATGCTAAGGAATGCGCCGAGACGAGTTTGAAGCGTCTTCGAACGGATTACATCGATCTGTATTATGTCCACAGAGTTGATTCCAATGTTCCCATTGAGAACACCGTCAAAGCCATGGTCGAACTCAAGAA TAAGGGCTGGGTTCGGCATTTGGGTCTCTCCGAGGTTTCGGCCGCAACACTAAGAAGAGCCCACGCTGTGCATCGCATCACTGCCGTTCAGATGGAGTACAGCCCTTTTGCGCTGGAAATTGAATTGCCAGAGACGAATATGCTCAAGACATGCCAAGAGCTCGGCGTCGCTGTTGTCGCCTACTCTCCTCTTGGCCGAGGATTTCTGACTGGACAAATTCAGGGGCCCGAGGATTTCGAAGAAGGAGACTTTCGAATCAACATTCCTCGATTTTCTCCCGAAAACTTTCCAAAGAACCTAGAGCTAGTTGCCACTTTGAAAGAGATTGCGGCTCGGCATAATGCCACGAATTCGCAACTGGTCCTTGCCTGGCTCTTGAAGCAGTGGGACATGGTGATTCCGATCCCAGGAACTAAGAGGATCAAGTACTACGACGAAAACATGGGAGCGCTGCGGCTGAGCATTAGCgatgaggagaatgaggagaTCAGGAAAGCTATTAACAAGACAACCATTATTGGAGACAGGTACCCCCCAGGCTGGAGTGCATCTCTGTTTACGGACACCGTTCCGCTGAAGGAATAA